A section of the Procambarus clarkii isolate CNS0578487 chromosome 38, FALCON_Pclarkii_2.0, whole genome shotgun sequence genome encodes:
- the LOC123772018 gene encoding uncharacterized protein, which translates to MVNVGVLEAINGDWTRVVNHALGGGYQARVGPMLGVRQAPLNISVFNNPSPVFNNPSPVFNNPSPVFNNPSPVFNNPSPVFNNPSPVFNNPSPVFNNPSPVFNNPSPVFNNPSPVFNNPSPVFNNPSPVFNNPSPVFNNPSPVFNNPSPVFNNPSPVFNNPSPVFNNPSPVINNPSPVFNNPSPVFNNPSPVFNNPSPVFNNPSPVFNNPSPVFNNPSPVFNNPSPVINNPSPVFNNPTPVFNNPSPVFNNPSPVFNNPSPVFNNPSPVFNNPSPVFNNPSPVFNNPSPVFNNPSPVFNNPSPVFNNPSPVFNNRQALSLKTLVVSCCLREVIKGLNYHLMKVSDIDVLLYSIRNCFTD; encoded by the exons ATGGTCAATGTTGGAGTTCTCGAAGCAATAAATGGCGACTGGACACGGGTGGTGAATCATGCACTTGGTGGCGGTTATCAAGCAAGAGTTGGTCCCATGCTTGGTGTCAGGCAGGCTCCTCTGAATAT TTCAGTCTTCAACAATCCATCACCAGTCTTCAACAATCCCTCACCAGTCTTCAACAATCCATCACCAGTCTTCAACAATCCCTCACCAGTCTTCAACAATCCCTCACCAGTCTTCAACAATCCATCACCAGTCTTCAACAATCCCTCACCAGTCTTCAACAATCCCTCACCAGTCTTCAACAATCCCTCACCAGTCTTCAACAATCCCTCACCAGTCTTCAACAATCCCTCACCAGTCTTCAACAATCCCTCACCAGTCTTCAACAATCCCTCACCAGTCTTCAACAATCCATCCCCAGTCTTCAACAATCCATCACCAGTCTTCAACAATCCCTCACCAGTCTTCAACAATCCATCACCAGTCTTCAACAATCCCTCACCAGTCATCAACAATCCCTCACCAGTCTTCAACAATCCCTCACCAGTCTTCAACAATCCATCCCCAGTCTTCAACAATCCATCACCAGTCTTCAACAATCCATCACCAGTCTTCAACAATCCCTCACCAGTCTTCAACAATCCATCACCAGTCTTCAACAATCCCTCACCAGTCATCAACAATCCCTCACCAGTCTTCAACAATCCCACACCAGTCTTCAACAATCCCTCACCAGTCTTCAACAATCCCTCACCAGTCTTCAACAATCCCTCACCAGTCTTCAACAATCCCTCACCAGTCTTCAACAATCCCTCACCAGTCTTCAACAATCCCTCACCAGTCTTCAACAATCCCTCACCAGTCTTCAACAATCCCTCACCAGTCTTCAACAATCCCTCACCAGTCTTCAACAATCCCTCACCAGTCTTCAACAATCGCCAGGCATTATCATTAAAGACACTGGTTGTGTCATGTTGCCTACGAGAGGTAATTAAGGGTCTAAATTATCACCTTATGAAGGTATCAGATATTGACGTATTGCTTTACTCAATACGTAATTGTTTTACTGATTAA